One genomic window of Bacteroidales bacterium includes the following:
- a CDS encoding SMEK domain-containing protein, whose protein sequence is MIDLRQKAFNSISRVLAITRYDIEQRQLINEYGLNIHGENYFRDVFNSIYDFKLENDNFNSQNSACIDLIDTDRRLAYQITTTRTKKKIENTLKALKKTKYKNYTIKIFYLLDKAKPNKDTIEEFKGNYYIDLNDCLLDYTDLIKKVNDLKDDKLIELDKKYFKNNTEKYTDEIVLNLVFRHLIQNYSKIKSNYDDDFGTIDTNEKMKLNNINPKIANKINNSLDYINIVDSENDLLSDLRILVVDDLYKNILITLLLSKVSKSELANKTLLELNDLCKTYNIDFNKIINNLHINLEEKINIKDFNSMSISWIIISFFFEICDIGIKK, encoded by the coding sequence ATGATTGATTTAAGACAAAAAGCATTTAATAGTATCAGTAGAGTTTTAGCAATAACTCGTTATGATATTGAGCAACGACAGCTAATAAATGAATATGGATTAAATATACACGGCGAAAACTATTTTAGAGATGTGTTTAATTCAATTTATGATTTTAAACTTGAAAATGACAACTTTAACAGCCAAAATAGTGCTTGTATTGATTTAATTGATACAGATAGAAGATTAGCATATCAAATAACAACAACAAGAACAAAAAAAAAAATTGAAAATACATTAAAAGCATTAAAAAAAACTAAATACAAAAATTACACTATCAAAATATTTTATCTTCTTGATAAAGCAAAACCTAATAAAGATACAATTGAAGAGTTTAAAGGAAATTATTATATTGATTTGAATGATTGTTTATTGGATTATACAGACTTAATAAAGAAGGTTAATGACCTTAAAGATGATAAGCTTATAGAATTAGATAAAAAATATTTCAAAAATAATACAGAAAAATATACAGATGAGATTGTTTTAAACCTTGTATTTAGGCATCTAATTCAAAACTATTCTAAAATCAAATCAAATTATGATGATGATTTTGGAACTATTGATACTAATGAAAAGATGAAGTTAAACAATATAAATCCAAAAATTGCCAACAAAATAAATAATAGTTTAGATTATATTAACATTGTTGATAGTGAAAATGATTTATTAAGTGATTTAAGAATTTTAGTTGTTGATGATTTATACAAAAATATTTTAATAACATTATTATTGTCAAAAGTCTCCAAATCAGAATTAGCAAATAAAACATTGCTTGAGCTAAACGATTTATGTAAAACTTACAATATAGATTTTAATAAAATTATTAATAATTTACACATTAATTTAGAAGAAAAAATCAATATTAAGGATTTTAATTCAATGTCAATTAGTTGGATTATTATTTCTTTCTTTTTTGAAATTTGCGATATAGGTATAAAAAAATGA
- a CDS encoding DUF2326 domain-containing protein — translation MRLLQLTSSNPKFRTINFEKGLNIVVGTQLTKEQKKSFNGIGKSMSLSLIHYMFGSKFNLKLKSEKQLKEYLSKYGEFILTFTHNKKDYTIKKNFSQTEFYLNGEKITQTNYPKELNKIFLGNIDAKPSFKQIFNCFARKHSNEISYYSNILTQQGRPLEDYHQRYANLSLLNIDLVLVEKSYEIKDKLSKLKKAEETIGEYKKALDNSNINDIKDEIKRLDTQLQNFIIAENFDKLKQKADDLTSQINEFRNKIFFNDNKLKRKEINFENSKNTNIDIKKIEELFNEANFFFEDKITKRIEQSQEFHKNLINNRKKRLSVEIRDLKILLEKLQIDKKNVSIKRDTILKDLNNSGALEERDSLKDRIKTLETEKNDLEKYENILSDFKKDKSDLEVRNAIVKQESISYLEKSQEQHNKIETTFRGLVKKFYDNQGGSFKIEEAQTAKYLFNIDSHIPRGKAQGVGEVKIFCYDVLLYLLNKDLLGFIAHDGCIFSEMDPRQKSTIFKVILELIKDENFQYFLNIGENTLKEILDKNNQIKILTQEEKEIIKQSIRLELSDKEPKYWLFGESFD, via the coding sequence ATGAGATTGTTACAATTAACATCTAGTAATCCGAAATTTAGAACAATAAACTTTGAAAAAGGTTTAAATATTGTTGTTGGTACGCAATTGACCAAAGAACAAAAAAAATCTTTTAATGGTATAGGTAAGAGTATGTCTTTATCTTTAATACATTATATGTTTGGTTCAAAGTTTAATCTTAAATTAAAGTCAGAGAAACAACTTAAAGAGTATTTGTCAAAATATGGAGAGTTTATATTGACCTTTACTCACAACAAAAAAGATTACACTATTAAGAAGAATTTCTCACAGACAGAGTTCTATTTAAATGGAGAGAAAATAACACAAACCAACTATCCAAAAGAATTAAATAAGATATTTTTAGGAAACATTGATGCAAAACCTTCATTTAAACAAATATTTAATTGTTTTGCCAGAAAGCATAGTAATGAAATCAGTTATTATAGTAATATTTTAACCCAACAGGGTCGTCCATTAGAAGATTATCACCAAAGATATGCAAATTTATCTTTGCTTAATATAGATTTAGTATTAGTAGAAAAAAGTTATGAAATAAAAGATAAATTATCTAAATTAAAGAAAGCAGAAGAAACTATTGGAGAGTATAAAAAAGCTTTGGACAATTCTAATATTAACGATATTAAAGATGAAATTAAAAGATTAGATACTCAATTGCAAAACTTCATAATAGCAGAAAATTTTGATAAATTAAAACAAAAGGCTGATGATTTAACATCGCAAATAAATGAGTTTAGAAATAAAATATTTTTCAATGATAATAAATTAAAAAGAAAAGAGATAAATTTTGAAAATTCAAAGAATACAAATATTGATATAAAAAAAATTGAAGAACTTTTTAATGAAGCAAATTTCTTTTTTGAAGATAAAATAACTAAAAGGATAGAACAGTCGCAAGAGTTTCATAAAAACTTAATAAATAATAGAAAAAAAAGGTTGTCTGTTGAAATAAGAGATTTAAAAATTTTATTGGAAAAATTGCAGATAGATAAGAAAAATGTGTCCATAAAAAGAGATACTATTTTAAAGGACTTGAATAATAGTGGAGCATTAGAAGAAAGAGATAGCCTAAAAGACAGAATTAAAACTCTTGAAACCGAAAAAAATGATTTAGAAAAGTATGAGAATATTTTAAGCGATTTTAAAAAAGACAAAAGTGATTTGGAGGTTAGAAATGCTATTGTAAAACAAGAAAGTATCTCTTATCTTGAAAAAAGTCAAGAACAACACAATAAAATAGAAACTACTTTTAGAGGTTTAGTCAAGAAATTCTACGATAATCAGGGTGGTTCATTTAAGATAGAAGAAGCTCAAACTGCAAAGTATCTTTTTAATATTGACTCTCATATTCCAAGAGGTAAAGCACAAGGAGTTGGCGAAGTTAAGATATTTTGTTATGATGTGTTATTATATCTACTTAATAAGGATTTGTTAGGATTTATAGCACACGATGGTTGCATATTTTCAGAAATGGACCCAAGACAAAAATCGACTATTTTTAAGGTTATCTTAGAGCTTATAAAAGACGAAAATTTTCAATATTTTTTGAATATAGGAGAAAATACATTGAAAGAAATTTTAGATAAAAATAATCAAATAAAAATATTAACACAAGAAGAAAAAGAAATAATAAAACAAAGTATTAGATTAGAATTGTCAGATAAAGAACCTAAATATTGGTTGTTTGGAGAAAGTTTTGATTAA
- a CDS encoding T9SS type A sorting domain-containing protein, which produces MKKIYIWFILLMPIIMFADWPDEPVIIDVTASSNNGHYNSGGRRIVRINETTVALGVDGNSDHIYRSTDNGSSWTKIDDEYGYSGCLVSGKNNYIYHFSRYNGNIRVVKFLYDAETIPSPINIASDGGTTHGAYRQINATVNEAGDLFVFYHDDNGGSYDTIYMIKSIDGGNSWSSPIIVRAGSIDHSWGYIHSDVTPSGNIVIVYSEWESKSIQFAISDNAGDTWTHTQIDTNDAYNPAVLPEGESNLYVFAQSPAENGLVFKKSTDSGNTWPSNWTSIQANHGNGYADPSPALDDNGNIYVAFRGTDSYTVYSDDLREYIAMSTDGGTNWTFPYNNLPGGRVGTRSIMRYQTWHNYGGPLEWTWLEDVSEEYPTLYKINTDITIKNISSVSYNNRQKSITFSIYPNPTNGIVNINFSKFQNIGKVEIRDITGKTIIKKTKIQQKETFDLSSYKSGIYIMCIQTDNEIFTRKIIKEQE; this is translated from the coding sequence ATGAAAAAAATTTATATTTGGTTTATATTATTAATGCCAATAATTATGTTTGCCGATTGGCCCGACGAACCGGTAATTATTGATGTAACAGCGAGTTCAAATAACGGTCATTACAATAGTGGCGGCCGACGAATAGTCAGAATCAACGAAACTACTGTTGCTCTCGGAGTTGACGGTAATTCTGACCATATATATCGATCAACCGATAATGGAAGTTCGTGGACAAAAATTGACGATGAATATGGTTATTCAGGTTGTTTGGTATCAGGCAAAAATAACTACATTTATCACTTTTCCAGATATAACGGTAATATACGGGTAGTAAAATTTTTATATGATGCCGAAACCATTCCGTCTCCGATTAACATAGCATCAGACGGAGGAACAACCCATGGTGCTTATCGACAAATTAATGCAACAGTTAATGAAGCAGGGGACTTGTTTGTATTTTACCATGATGATAACGGAGGTTCATATGACACGATTTATATGATTAAATCAATTGACGGGGGCAACTCTTGGAGTTCACCGATAATAGTAAGAGCAGGAAGTATTGATCATTCATGGGGATACATTCATTCGGATGTTACCCCGTCAGGAAATATTGTTATCGTTTATTCTGAATGGGAATCGAAATCTATTCAGTTTGCAATTTCCGACAATGCCGGTGATACATGGACACACACACAAATAGATACAAATGATGCGTATAATCCTGCCGTCTTACCTGAAGGAGAAAGTAATCTATATGTATTTGCTCAATCGCCCGCAGAAAACGGTCTTGTTTTCAAAAAGTCAACTGATTCCGGTAATACATGGCCGTCAAATTGGACGTCAATTCAAGCTAATCATGGCAATGGTTACGCAGACCCTTCTCCTGCTCTTGATGACAACGGCAATATTTATGTAGCATTTAGGGGGACAGATTCATATACAGTCTATAGTGATGATCTTCGAGAATATATTGCTATGTCAACTGACGGAGGAACCAACTGGACATTTCCTTACAATAATCTACCCGGCGGACGGGTAGGAACCCGATCAATAATGAGATATCAAACATGGCATAATTATGGCGGACCGTTAGAATGGACATGGCTTGAAGATGTTAGCGAAGAATATCCCACATTATATAAGATTAATACTGATATTACCATAAAAAACATTAGTAGTGTTTCTTATAATAACCGGCAAAAAAGCATCACCTTTTCGATTTATCCAAACCCGACAAACGGCATTGTAAATATTAACTTTTCTAAATTTCAAAACATTGGGAAAGTTGAAATTCGTGATATTACAGGTAAAACTATAATTAAAAAAACAAAGATTCAACAAAAAGAAACATTTGATTTATCAAGTTATAAAAGTGGTATATACATTATGTGTATTCAAACAGATAATGAGATATTTACAAGAAAAATTATAAAAGAACAGGAATGA
- the prmC gene encoding peptide chain release factor N(5)-glutamine methyltransferase, protein MTIRETKIYIRTELSGFYPENEITSFINIIFSDIFNISSVELILKDDSFLTNKDVKILKDVLTGLKAYEPLQYITGYTEFYGLRINVNKHVLIPRPETEELVDLIIKENKEREMLSILDIGTGSGCIAISLAANLPDSKVTALDISSEVLNVTKSNTSANNVKVSLIQGDILDFLLENIALAESSGKIALTKRPTIDLTSRFTFFDIIVSNPPYVTFSEKELMEKNVLDYEPESALFVEDNNPLVFYKAIAGFAKHHLNENGKLYFEINEMFGNEVKGLLLSAGFKDVEIIKDINGKDRIVKCFRF, encoded by the coding sequence ATGACAATAAGAGAAACAAAGATATACATAAGAACGGAATTATCCGGTTTTTATCCTGAAAATGAAATAACAAGTTTTATTAATATCATTTTTTCAGATATTTTTAATATTTCTTCTGTTGAACTGATCTTAAAAGATGACTCTTTTTTAACAAACAAAGATGTAAAAATTCTTAAAGATGTACTCACCGGGCTTAAAGCATATGAACCTTTACAATACATCACAGGTTATACAGAATTTTACGGATTACGGATAAATGTAAACAAACATGTTCTTATACCTCGCCCTGAAACTGAAGAGTTGGTAGATTTAATAATTAAAGAAAATAAAGAAAGAGAGATGCTGAGCATTTTGGATATCGGCACAGGCAGCGGTTGTATTGCAATTTCTCTTGCAGCAAATTTACCTGATTCAAAAGTAACTGCTCTTGATATTAGTAGTGAAGTATTAAATGTTACAAAAAGTAATACTTCAGCAAATAATGTCAAAGTCTCTCTTATTCAGGGAGATATACTTGATTTCTTGCTTGAAAATATTGCCTTGGCAGAAAGTTCCGGTAAGATCGCTTTAACAAAGCGCCCTACAATCGACTTAACAAGTCGATTTACTTTTTTTGATATTATTGTCAGTAATCCGCCTTATGTAACTTTTTCAGAAAAAGAATTAATGGAAAAAAATGTTTTGGATTATGAGCCGGAATCAGCTTTATTTGTAGAAGACAACAATCCTTTAGTTTTTTATAAAGCAATTGCCGGTTTTGCAAAACATCATCTGAATGAAAACGGAAAGCTGTATTTTGAAATTAATGAAATGTTTGGCAATGAAGTTAAGGGTCTTCTGCTTTCTGCCGGATTTAAAGATGTTGAGATTATTAAAGATATTAACGGAAAAGACAGGATTGTTAAATGTTTTAGGTTTTAA
- the ribD gene encoding bifunctional diaminohydroxyphosphoribosylaminopyrimidine deaminase/5-amino-6-(5-phosphoribosylamino)uracil reductase RibD, producing the protein MPENQDEIYMQRCLQLAKKGLGNTYPNPMVGSVIVHKGKIIGEGYHKKCGEAHAEVNAVNSVKNKELLKESTLYVNLEPCAHQGRTPACSRMIIEHEIPKVIIGCEDSFAKVAGKGEEMMKNAGTNVKTGILEKKSRELNKRFFTYHEKKRPYIILKWAQTIDGFIDFDRKAGTPIQPNWITDEYARILVHKWRAEEQAIMVATNTAEKDNPKLNVREWSGNQPIRIVLDRTLRLNQNLNLFDGTQKTIVFTEQQKKDANNVAYVQVTFDKSFYVKFLNVLYNKNIQSVFIEGGAKFLQNLIDKNYWDEARVFIGDLEFFNGIKAPSINFQPNKKEVITGNKLFTYKNPDAI; encoded by the coding sequence ATGCCCGAAAACCAAGATGAAATATACATGCAACGATGTTTGCAACTCGCAAAGAAAGGCCTCGGAAACACCTATCCTAATCCGATGGTCGGCTCTGTAATAGTTCATAAGGGCAAAATAATTGGAGAAGGTTATCACAAAAAATGCGGCGAAGCACATGCCGAAGTTAATGCTGTTAATTCTGTAAAAAATAAAGAACTTCTGAAAGAATCAACGCTTTATGTGAATTTGGAACCTTGTGCACACCAAGGGCGAACACCTGCTTGTTCAAGAATGATTATTGAACATGAAATCCCTAAAGTAATAATCGGCTGCGAAGACAGTTTTGCAAAAGTTGCAGGCAAGGGTGAGGAAATGATGAAAAATGCCGGCACAAATGTTAAAACAGGCATTCTCGAAAAAAAATCAAGGGAGCTTAATAAACGATTTTTTACTTATCATGAAAAGAAACGACCGTACATCATCTTAAAATGGGCACAAACTATCGACGGATTTATTGATTTTGACAGAAAAGCCGGAACACCGATACAACCAAATTGGATTACAGATGAATATGCTCGTATATTGGTTCATAAATGGAGAGCAGAAGAGCAAGCCATAATGGTTGCAACAAATACAGCCGAAAAAGATAATCCGAAACTTAATGTAAGAGAATGGTCAGGAAATCAACCGATACGCATTGTTCTTGACAGAACTTTACGTTTAAATCAGAATTTGAATTTGTTTGACGGAACACAAAAGACAATTGTTTTTACAGAGCAACAAAAAAAGGACGCAAATAATGTAGCATATGTTCAGGTTACATTTGATAAGTCTTTTTATGTCAAGTTCTTAAATGTTTTATATAATAAAAATATTCAATCCGTATTTATTGAAGGCGGAGCAAAATTTCTGCAAAATTTAATTGACAAAAATTATTGGGATGAGGCTCGAGTTTTTATCGGAGACCTTGAATTTTTCAATGGTATAAAAGCACCAAGCATTAATTTTCAACCAAATAAAAAGGAGGTAATTACCGGAAATAAGTTGTTTACATACAAAAATCCGGATGCAATATAA